From the Aquitalea magnusonii genome, one window contains:
- the flgE gene encoding flagellar hook protein FlgE, protein MGFQQGLSGLNSASSQLDTIGNNVSNASTVGFKSSRTEFSDLFSTSFYGVASTSSGIGSQVSAVTQSFSAGNITPTGRSLDLAINNNGFFIVRQNPTSSTGSLAYTRNGQFQVDKDGYIVNGNDRLQGWMANNGVVTQGPVTDLKLQTNLISPAATTKVTMGVNLDSRLSTPTVTPLDPTNTKTFNWSNAAQVYDSLGNQHNLTLYYVKGTPTATGTPWTVTAYVDGNPATTPNTYTMNYDTSGNLITTTSTTPPTTIAPFSVSYTATSPNGSSTPLNFTVDYTGSTQTAQASGTPTETVDGYAPGTLSSMNIDTHGNIMASFSNGQNKIIGQVALATFTNSQGLQNEGGNRWQQTLQSGVPAYNAPGSGNAGTVQSQALEDSNVDLTAELVNMITAQRFYQANAQTIKTEDTLMQTIINL, encoded by the coding sequence ATGGGTTTTCAACAAGGTCTGAGCGGTCTGAATTCGGCGTCCTCGCAGTTGGATACCATTGGCAATAACGTGTCCAATGCCAGCACCGTTGGCTTTAAGAGTTCGCGTACCGAGTTCAGCGATCTGTTTTCCACCAGCTTTTATGGTGTGGCCAGTACTAGTTCCGGTATCGGCTCGCAGGTGAGCGCGGTAACCCAGTCCTTCAGTGCCGGCAACATTACCCCGACTGGTCGCAGCCTTGATCTGGCCATCAACAACAATGGTTTTTTCATTGTGCGGCAAAACCCCACATCTTCCACCGGTTCGCTGGCCTACACCCGTAATGGCCAGTTCCAGGTGGACAAGGATGGCTACATCGTCAATGGCAATGACCGCCTGCAAGGCTGGATGGCCAATAACGGCGTGGTGACCCAAGGCCCGGTGACCGACCTGAAACTGCAAACCAACCTGATTTCGCCGGCCGCCACCACCAAGGTCACCATGGGGGTCAATCTGGATTCCCGCCTGAGCACCCCTACGGTGACGCCGCTGGACCCCACCAATACCAAGACCTTCAACTGGTCCAATGCCGCACAGGTGTATGACAGCCTGGGCAACCAGCACAATCTGACCCTGTACTACGTCAAGGGTACGCCCACTGCCACCGGTACGCCGTGGACGGTAACGGCCTATGTGGACGGTAATCCGGCCACTACGCCCAATACCTACACCATGAACTACGACACCTCGGGTAATCTGATCACTACCACATCTACCACTCCGCCCACCACGATCGCGCCGTTCAGTGTCAGCTATACCGCGACAAGTCCTAATGGATCTTCTACGCCGCTTAACTTCACTGTCGACTATACCGGCTCTACCCAAACTGCCCAGGCCTCCGGCACCCCGACCGAAACCGTGGATGGTTATGCGCCAGGTACCCTGAGCAGCATGAATATCGATACCCACGGCAATATCATGGCCAGCTTCTCCAATGGTCAGAACAAGATCATCGGGCAGGTGGCGCTGGCTACCTTTACCAACTCGCAAGGCCTGCAAAACGAAGGTGGCAACCGCTGGCAGCAGACCCTGCAGTCGGGTGTGCCGGCCTACAATGCGCCAGGCTCGGGTAATGCCGGTACCGTGCAGTCGCAGGCGCTGGAGGATTCCAACGTCGATTTGACGGCAGAGCTGGTCAACATGATTACCGCGCAGCGCTTCTACCAGGCCAATGCGCAGACTATCAAGACCGAAGACACCCTGATGCAGACCATCATCAACCTGTAA
- a CDS encoding flagellar hook assembly protein FlgD — MTSSVNSSSNPYAVLNGSSSSSGTSSTTSTNANNDTSAKGIQDRFLKLLVTQLQAQDPMNPMDNSQITSQMAQISQVSGMQTLNTSMQSLVQSQAANQSMMAATMIGKQALVPGNALNLSSGSSVQGAVNLSGAATDYTVSIKDANGTVVDTLTVKSPSNGLNTFDWDGKDANGNQLPSGKYTFSAQATSASTTAVTATPYANQAVTAVSWASGTPQLIMKDGTSVGLANVAQLS, encoded by the coding sequence ATGACCAGCTCGGTTAATTCCTCGTCCAATCCGTATGCAGTACTCAACGGCAGCTCCAGCAGCAGTGGCACCAGTTCCACTACTTCCACCAATGCCAACAACGACACCAGTGCCAAAGGTATTCAGGACCGCTTCCTGAAACTGCTGGTTACCCAGTTGCAGGCACAGGACCCGATGAATCCGATGGATAACAGCCAGATCACCAGCCAGATGGCGCAGATCAGCCAGGTATCCGGCATGCAGACGCTGAACACCTCGATGCAGAGCCTGGTGCAGTCGCAAGCGGCCAACCAGTCGATGATGGCTGCCACCATGATAGGCAAGCAGGCGCTGGTGCCTGGCAATGCGCTCAACCTTAGCAGCGGCAGCTCGGTGCAAGGGGCGGTGAATCTCAGCGGCGCGGCAACCGATTACACCGTCAGCATCAAGGATGCCAATGGCACGGTGGTGGACACCCTCACGGTGAAGAGCCCCAGCAATGGCCTGAATACCTTCGACTGGGATGGCAAGGATGCCAATGGCAACCAGTTGCCCAGCGGCAAGTACACCTTCAGCGCCCAGGCCACCAGTGCCAGCACCACGGCAGTTACCGCCACGCCTTATGCCAATCAGGCGGTGACAGCAGTGAGCTGGGCCAGCGGTACGCCGCAGCTGATCATGAAAGACGGCACCAGCGTCGGTCTGGCCAATGTGGCACAGCTATCTTAA
- the flgC gene encoding flagellar basal body rod protein FlgC yields MSLANIFAISGSALTAQSMRLNVVASNIANAESATSSTGQPYKGRHVVFTALPVTASQPQVAGVRVTSIVEDQTPPRLKYDPSNPLADEKGYVNMPNVNPVEEMSDMISASRSYQTNVEMMNTAKTLLQKTLQLGQ; encoded by the coding sequence ATGTCTCTTGCCAATATCTTTGCCATTTCCGGTTCCGCGCTCACCGCCCAGTCGATGCGACTTAACGTGGTGGCCAGTAATATCGCCAACGCGGAAAGCGCCACCAGCTCCACCGGGCAGCCCTACAAGGGCCGCCATGTGGTGTTTACCGCGCTGCCGGTGACAGCATCCCAGCCGCAGGTGGCGGGGGTGCGCGTGACTTCCATCGTGGAAGATCAGACGCCGCCGCGCCTGAAGTATGACCCCAGCAATCCTCTGGCGGACGAGAAGGGCTATGTCAACATGCCCAACGTCAATCCGGTCGAGGAAATGTCCGACATGATTTCCGCCTCGCGCTCGTATCAGACCAATGTGGAAATGATGAATACCGCCAAAACCCTCCTGCAGAAAACCCTGCAGCTGGGGCAGTGA
- the flgB gene encoding flagellar basal body rod protein FlgB, which produces MLDKIGKEFDFQQRALNLRAYRQEVIASNIANADTPNYKAVDFDFKQALQSAQGSQNKLALNVTDARHLPGDAAGAAGKPAVQYRNAVQQSLDGNTVDMDVERAAFADNALQYQSTLTFLSKRISSLNTAITGGGQ; this is translated from the coding sequence ATGTTGGACAAGATTGGCAAGGAGTTCGATTTTCAGCAGCGGGCGCTGAATCTGCGCGCATACCGCCAGGAAGTCATTGCCAGCAATATTGCCAATGCCGACACCCCCAATTACAAAGCGGTGGATTTCGACTTCAAGCAGGCGCTGCAGTCGGCACAAGGCAGTCAGAACAAGCTGGCCTTGAATGTAACCGATGCGCGCCACTTGCCGGGCGATGCCGCCGGTGCCGCCGGCAAGCCCGCCGTGCAGTATCGCAATGCAGTACAGCAAAGCCTGGACGGTAACACCGTGGATATGGACGTGGAGCGTGCGGCTTTTGCGGATAACGCACTGCAATACCAGTCCACGCTCACTTTCCTGAGCAAGCGTATTTCCAGTCTGAATACCGCCATTACCGGTGGAGGTCAGTAA
- a CDS encoding OsmC family protein encodes MKARLKWVDGVCFMGESGSGHAVVMDGAPEGGGRNLGPRPMELLLLGTAGCTSYDVISILKKSRQQVTDCWVEMEAERADTEPKVFTKIHFHFVVTGRELKPEVVERAIKLSAEKYCSASIMLGKTADITHDFELRES; translated from the coding sequence GTGAAAGCAAGACTCAAATGGGTGGATGGCGTGTGTTTCATGGGCGAAAGCGGCAGTGGCCATGCGGTGGTGATGGACGGTGCGCCGGAAGGTGGTGGCCGTAATCTGGGCCCGCGGCCGATGGAACTGCTGTTGCTGGGAACCGCCGGCTGTACCAGTTATGACGTGATTTCCATCCTGAAAAAGTCGCGCCAGCAAGTGACCGACTGCTGGGTGGAAATGGAAGCCGAGCGCGCGGATACCGAACCCAAGGTGTTCACCAAGATTCATTTCCACTTTGTGGTGACTGGCCGCGAACTGAAGCCGGAAGTGGTGGAGCGTGCCATCAAGCTGTCGGCAGAAAAATACTGCTCGGCCTCCATCATGCTGGGCAAGACCGCCGACATCACCCACGACTTCGAGCTGCGTGAGAGCTGA
- the tsaD gene encoding tRNA (adenosine(37)-N6)-threonylcarbamoyltransferase complex transferase subunit TsaD produces MLVLGIESSCDETGVALYDLTAGLVAHQLHTQMAMHAEYGGVVPELASRDHIRRVIPLTEACLADAGKTLADVDAIAYTQGPGLGGALMVGASVANALAFGLNIPVIGVHHLEGHLLSPLLADPRPDFPFIALLVSGGHTQLMAVHGIGQYEVLGETLDDAAGEAFDKTAKLLGLPYPGGPLLSRLAEEGDPTRFNLPRPMLHSDNLDMSFSGLKTAVLTLSKQVEAEHGQIDEQTRKDICRAFQEAIVEVLVSKSLKALKQTGMKKLVVAGGVGANKQLRAALDQAASRRKLQVYYPPLALCTDNGAMIAFAGAMRLRHATAPGGYSIKPRWDLSALPAA; encoded by the coding sequence ATGCTGGTACTTGGAATCGAATCATCGTGCGACGAAACCGGCGTTGCACTGTACGACCTCACGGCGGGCCTAGTTGCCCACCAACTGCATACGCAAATGGCCATGCACGCCGAATACGGTGGCGTGGTGCCCGAGCTGGCCAGCCGCGACCATATCCGCCGCGTCATCCCGCTCACCGAAGCCTGCCTGGCCGATGCCGGTAAAACCCTGGCCGATGTGGATGCCATTGCCTACACCCAGGGCCCCGGCCTTGGCGGTGCGCTGATGGTGGGAGCCAGCGTGGCCAATGCGCTGGCCTTTGGCCTGAACATTCCGGTAATCGGCGTGCATCATCTGGAAGGCCATTTGCTGTCGCCGCTGCTGGCCGACCCGCGCCCGGACTTTCCCTTCATTGCCTTGCTGGTTTCCGGCGGCCACACCCAGCTGATGGCAGTGCATGGCATCGGCCAGTATGAAGTGCTGGGTGAAACGCTGGACGATGCCGCGGGCGAAGCCTTCGACAAGACAGCAAAGCTGCTGGGCCTGCCCTACCCCGGCGGCCCGCTGCTGTCACGGCTGGCCGAAGAAGGCGACCCGACTCGCTTCAATCTGCCCCGCCCCATGCTGCACAGCGACAATCTGGACATGAGCTTCTCCGGCCTGAAAACCGCCGTGCTCACCCTGAGCAAGCAAGTGGAAGCCGAACACGGCCAGATTGACGAGCAAACCCGCAAGGACATTTGCCGCGCCTTTCAGGAAGCCATTGTCGAGGTGCTGGTCAGCAAGTCGCTCAAGGCGCTGAAACAGACCGGCATGAAAAAGCTGGTGGTGGCCGGTGGCGTGGGTGCCAACAAGCAGTTGCGTGCCGCGCTGGATCAGGCCGCCAGCCGTCGCAAGCTGCAGGTGTACTACCCGCCACTGGCACTGTGTACCGACAACGGCGCGATGATTGCCTTTGCCGGTGCCATGCGGCTGCGGCATGCCACCGCACCGGGTGGCTATTCCATCAAACCACGCTGGGACCTGTCCGCCCTCCCCGCTGCTTAA
- a CDS encoding ATP-binding cassette domain-containing protein, protein MIQLKNLSLRRGLKDLLIDASLTLNPGYKTGLVGANGVGKSSLFALLKGELHADAGDADIPKQWVMAHVAQETPALDTAAIDYVLDGDQELRQLEAELAAAEARDDGSAIGHLHGELARIEAYSAPARAAKLLTGLGFAVEAHRNPVKSFSGGWRMRLNLAQALMCRSDLLLLDEPTNHLDLETVLWLEDWLQSYPGTLLIISHDRDFLDSICSHIAEVANQTLTLYTGNYSQFETMRAEKLARQQGEYDKQQRQIAHLESFITRFKAKASKARQAQSRVKALEKLERIAPAHVASPFDFHFDSPDNLPNPLLRLDKVDIGYGSSTILRGLSLSVEAGSRIGLLGVNGAGKSTLVKLLAGDLPQQAGEVIKAQTLKIGYFAQHQLETLREDESPLQHMQRLAPTVRELELRSFLGGFNFRGDSATDLVGPMSGGEKARLALAMIVWQKPNLLLLDEPTNHLDLEMRHALTLALQDFSGALIVVSHDRSLLESTTDLFWLVSDGTVKPFDGDLEDYRQWRLAQLAEGNKPSSGDAQSVNRKEQKRQEAEARQKLAQLKKPLLSKLAKLEKQLEQLSGEKNQLDAFMSGEDAYSDANKAKLAEAVKRLGVVSSELAQVEEDWMLLQEELEALESSTQAD, encoded by the coding sequence ATGATCCAACTGAAAAACCTCAGCCTGCGTCGCGGGCTGAAAGACTTGCTGATCGACGCCAGCCTCACCCTCAACCCCGGCTACAAGACCGGCCTGGTCGGTGCCAACGGCGTGGGCAAGTCCAGCCTGTTTGCCCTGCTCAAGGGTGAATTGCACGCCGATGCCGGCGATGCCGACATTCCCAAGCAATGGGTGATGGCGCACGTAGCGCAGGAAACCCCGGCGCTGGATACCGCCGCCATCGACTATGTGCTGGATGGCGATCAGGAATTGCGCCAACTGGAAGCCGAACTGGCCGCCGCCGAGGCGCGTGATGACGGCAGTGCCATTGGTCATCTGCATGGCGAGCTGGCACGCATTGAAGCCTATTCCGCCCCGGCCCGTGCCGCCAAACTGCTGACCGGCCTGGGCTTTGCCGTGGAAGCGCACCGCAACCCGGTGAAGAGTTTCTCCGGTGGCTGGCGCATGCGGCTGAACCTGGCCCAGGCGCTGATGTGCCGCTCCGACCTGCTGCTGCTGGACGAGCCCACCAACCACCTGGACCTGGAAACCGTGCTGTGGCTGGAAGACTGGCTGCAAAGCTATCCGGGCACCTTGCTGATCATCTCGCACGACCGCGACTTCCTGGACAGCATCTGCAGCCATATTGCCGAAGTGGCCAACCAGACCCTGACGCTCTACACCGGCAATTACAGCCAGTTTGAAACCATGCGGGCGGAAAAGCTGGCGCGCCAGCAGGGCGAATATGACAAGCAGCAACGCCAGATCGCCCATCTGGAATCCTTCATCACCCGTTTCAAGGCCAAGGCCAGCAAGGCAAGGCAGGCGCAAAGCCGGGTGAAGGCACTGGAAAAGCTGGAGCGCATTGCCCCGGCCCACGTCGCCTCGCCGTTTGATTTTCACTTCGACAGCCCGGACAACCTGCCCAACCCGCTGCTGCGGCTGGACAAGGTGGATATCGGCTATGGCAGCAGCACCATACTGCGCGGGCTGTCGCTGTCAGTGGAAGCCGGCAGCCGCATCGGCCTCTTGGGGGTGAACGGTGCCGGTAAATCCACGCTGGTGAAACTGCTGGCGGGCGACCTGCCGCAGCAAGCTGGCGAGGTAATCAAGGCGCAAACGCTGAAGATTGGCTATTTCGCCCAGCACCAGCTGGAAACCCTGCGCGAGGATGAATCGCCATTGCAGCACATGCAGCGGCTGGCCCCGACGGTGCGCGAGCTGGAACTACGCAGCTTTCTGGGCGGTTTCAACTTCCGCGGCGACAGCGCCACCGATCTGGTCGGCCCGATGTCCGGTGGCGAAAAAGCCCGTCTGGCGCTGGCGATGATTGTGTGGCAAAAGCCCAATCTCTTGCTGCTGGACGAACCCACCAACCACCTGGACCTGGAAATGCGCCATGCGCTGACACTGGCCTTGCAGGACTTCTCCGGCGCGCTGATTGTGGTATCGCACGACCGCAGTCTGCTGGAATCCACCACCGACCTGTTCTGGCTGGTCAGCGATGGCACGGTCAAGCCGTTTGATGGTGATCTGGAAGACTACCGTCAGTGGCGTCTGGCCCAACTGGCCGAAGGCAACAAGCCATCCAGCGGCGACGCCCAGTCGGTCAACCGCAAGGAACAAAAGCGCCAGGAAGCCGAAGCCCGCCAGAAACTGGCGCAGCTGAAAAAGCCGCTGCTGAGCAAACTGGCCAAGCTGGAAAAGCAGTTGGAGCAACTGAGCGGCGAGAAAAACCAGCTGGATGCCTTCATGTCCGGTGAAGATGCCTATAGCGATGCCAACAAGGCAAAACTGGCCGAAGCCGTCAAACGGCTGGGCGTGGTCAGCAGCGAACTGGCGCAGGTGGAGGAAGACTGGATGCTGCTGCAAGAAGAGCTGGAAGCGCTGGAAAGCAGCACACAGGCCGACTGA
- a CDS encoding FAD-binding oxidoreductase has protein sequence MLTASQLTSLQAILPADRIHLDAETCERYGQDWTRYTTPRAAAIVFPMGIEEVQAVVRWANAQGVGIVPSGGRTGLSGGAVAAQGEVVVSLERMNRIDGFDPLARTVRCQAGVITAALQQFAADHGLYYPVDFASSGSSQIGGNIATNAGGIRVVRYGMTREWVAGLTAVSGSGEVLECNLGLAKNNAGYDFRHLFIGSEGTLGLVVEATMRLTDLPPATTVLLLALPRLADIMAVFHAFRSALTLQAFEFFSDLALTHVLAAQQATAPLAERQPFYVLLELETAVQSQEEAVLQVFSACLEQGWVCDGVIAQSQQQAKSLWRLREGISAAITPYTPYKNDISVVLSRLPQFVARLQGVLARDYPDFEVLWYGHIGDGNLHINVLKPASWALEDFRHACEQVNGQVFALVAEFAGSMSAEHGVGLLKRDYLGVTRSAEEIALMRGVKAVFDPNCIMNPGKLLA, from the coding sequence GTGCTTACCGCCTCCCAGTTGACCAGCTTGCAGGCCATTCTGCCTGCCGATCGTATCCATCTTGATGCAGAAACGTGTGAGCGCTATGGCCAGGACTGGACGCGCTACACCACGCCACGGGCGGCTGCCATCGTGTTTCCGATGGGTATCGAAGAAGTGCAGGCGGTGGTGCGCTGGGCCAATGCGCAGGGGGTGGGCATTGTCCCCTCTGGCGGCCGTACCGGCCTGTCTGGCGGTGCTGTTGCCGCGCAGGGCGAGGTGGTGGTGTCGCTGGAGCGCATGAACCGCATTGACGGTTTTGACCCGCTGGCGCGCACCGTGCGCTGCCAGGCCGGGGTGATCACCGCCGCCTTGCAGCAGTTTGCTGCCGACCACGGCCTGTATTACCCGGTGGACTTTGCCTCCAGTGGCTCCAGCCAGATCGGCGGCAATATCGCCACCAATGCAGGCGGTATCCGGGTGGTGCGCTATGGCATGACGCGGGAGTGGGTGGCTGGCCTTACGGCGGTGAGCGGTAGCGGTGAGGTACTGGAGTGCAATCTGGGCCTTGCCAAGAACAATGCCGGCTACGACTTCCGCCACCTGTTCATCGGCTCGGAAGGCACGCTGGGGCTGGTGGTGGAGGCCACCATGCGCCTGACCGATCTGCCACCGGCCACCACGGTGCTATTGCTGGCCTTGCCCAGGCTGGCAGACATCATGGCGGTGTTTCACGCCTTCCGCAGCGCGCTGACGCTGCAGGCTTTCGAATTCTTTTCTGATCTGGCGCTGACCCATGTGCTGGCTGCCCAGCAGGCAACAGCGCCGCTGGCTGAACGTCAGCCTTTCTATGTATTGCTGGAGCTGGAAACCGCAGTCCAGTCGCAGGAAGAAGCTGTCTTGCAGGTGTTTTCTGCTTGCCTGGAGCAAGGCTGGGTGTGTGATGGCGTCATTGCCCAGTCGCAGCAGCAGGCCAAGTCCTTGTGGCGCTTGCGCGAGGGCATCAGCGCCGCCATCACGCCGTATACGCCGTACAAGAATGACATCTCGGTGGTGCTGAGCCGGCTGCCGCAATTCGTGGCGCGTTTGCAAGGCGTGCTGGCGCGTGATTACCCGGACTTCGAGGTGCTGTGGTATGGCCATATCGGCGATGGCAATCTGCACATCAATGTGTTGAAACCGGCCAGTTGGGCGCTAGAGGATTTTCGTCATGCCTGCGAGCAGGTGAACGGCCAGGTGTTTGCGCTGGTGGCGGAGTTTGCCGGCAGCATGTCAGCCGAGCATGGCGTGGGCTTGCTCAAGCGCGATTATCTGGGGGTAACGCGTTCGGCAGAGGAGATTGCCCTGATGCGTGGGGTCAAGGCGGTATTTGATCCCAACTGCATCATGAATCCGGGCAAGTTACTTGCCTGA
- the accD gene encoding acetyl-CoA carboxylase, carboxyltransferase subunit beta encodes MSWLNKLLPPKIKRDSRADKPSAVPEGLWSKCPACEAVLYYTDLESNLQVCPKCNHHHPLNARQRLDMLLDDEGRREIGAEVKPVDILKFKDGKRYPDRLAAAQNSTGEDDALVVMQGSIHSMPAVVAAFEFRFIGGSMGSVVGERFVRGVQAAIEAKAPFICVAASGGARMQEGLNSLMQMAKTSAALQLLTDHQLPFISVLTDPTMGGVSASFAFLGDVVIGEPGALIGFAGPRVIEQTVRETLPEGFQRSEFLLEKGAIDMIVDRRELKRKIAELVAMLQKQPAVA; translated from the coding sequence ATGAGCTGGTTGAACAAGCTCCTGCCGCCGAAGATCAAGCGCGATTCCCGCGCTGACAAGCCTTCAGCGGTACCGGAGGGGCTGTGGAGCAAGTGCCCGGCATGTGAAGCCGTACTGTATTACACCGACCTGGAGAGCAATCTGCAGGTTTGTCCGAAATGTAATCATCACCATCCGCTGAATGCCCGTCAGCGGCTGGACATGCTGCTGGATGACGAAGGCCGCCGCGAAATCGGTGCCGAAGTCAAACCGGTGGACATTCTGAAGTTCAAGGATGGCAAACGCTATCCCGATCGCCTGGCAGCCGCGCAAAACAGCACCGGTGAAGACGATGCGCTGGTGGTGATGCAAGGCAGCATTCATTCCATGCCGGCCGTGGTGGCAGCCTTTGAATTCCGTTTCATCGGTGGTTCCATGGGTTCGGTGGTGGGTGAGCGTTTCGTGCGTGGCGTGCAAGCCGCCATCGAAGCCAAGGCCCCGTTCATCTGCGTGGCGGCATCCGGTGGTGCGCGCATGCAGGAAGGCCTGAACTCGCTGATGCAGATGGCCAAGACCAGTGCCGCACTGCAACTGCTGACCGATCACCAACTGCCTTTCATTTCGGTGCTGACCGATCCCACCATGGGTGGCGTGTCCGCCTCCTTCGCCTTCCTGGGTGATGTGGTGATTGGCGAACCGGGAGCGCTGATCGGTTTTGCCGGCCCGCGCGTGATCGAGCAGACCGTGCGTGAGACCCTGCCGGAAGGCTTCCAGCGTTCCGAATTCCTGCTGGAAAAGGGTGCCATCGACATGATCGTCGATCGTCGCGAACTCAAGCGCAAGATTGCCGAACTGGTGGCCATGCTGCAAAAGCAGCCTGCAGTCGCCTGA
- the trpA gene encoding tryptophan synthase subunit alpha: MSRIAACFAALQGKKALIPFITAGDPHPSRTVELMHGLVDGGADIIELGVPFSDPMADGPVIQRASERALVHKVGLRDVLAMVAEFRKTNTTTPVVLMGYLNPVFVMGYAAFATAAREAGVDGVLTVDCPPEEAADLSAALIAADLDPVFLIAPTTPEARVREIARHARGYVYYVSLKGVTGAGNLDIDDVARKIAALRAHIQVPIGVGFGIRDAATAKAISVTADAVVVGSRLVQEIEAATEQTAKERLTGLVAELKAAIL; this comes from the coding sequence ATGTCACGTATTGCTGCATGTTTTGCTGCCCTGCAGGGCAAGAAGGCGCTGATTCCCTTCATTACCGCTGGCGACCCGCATCCGTCCCGCACCGTCGAGCTGATGCACGGTCTGGTGGATGGTGGTGCCGACATCATCGAACTGGGCGTGCCGTTTTCCGACCCGATGGCCGACGGCCCGGTGATCCAGCGCGCTTCGGAACGCGCACTGGTTCACAAGGTGGGTCTGCGCGATGTGCTGGCCATGGTGGCGGAATTCCGCAAAACCAACACCACCACGCCAGTCGTACTGATGGGTTATCTCAACCCGGTATTCGTCATGGGCTATGCGGCGTTTGCCACAGCAGCGCGTGAAGCAGGGGTGGATGGTGTGCTGACCGTGGATTGCCCGCCGGAAGAAGCGGCGGATCTGTCTGCCGCGCTGATCGCGGCAGACCTCGACCCGGTATTCCTGATTGCCCCTACCACGCCAGAGGCACGGGTGCGCGAAATCGCCCGTCACGCCCGTGGTTATGTCTATTATGTGTCGCTCAAAGGCGTCACCGGTGCAGGAAATCTGGACATTGACGATGTAGCGCGTAAAATTGCCGCCCTTAGAGCACATATTCAGGTTCCCATCGGCGTTGGCTTCGGCATTCGCGATGCCGCCACAGCCAAGGCCATCTCCGTGACGGCTGATGCCGTGGTGGTGGGGAGCCGACTGGTGCAGGAAATCGAGGCGGCGACAGAACAAACCGCCAAAGAGCGGTTGACCGGTCTGGTAGCGGAATTGAAAGCTGCCATTCTTTAA
- the trpB gene encoding tryptophan synthase subunit beta yields the protein MERYDLPDAKGHFGPYGGVYVAETLMAALDELKNEYERVKADPTFWEEFRQELKHYVGRPSPIYHAKRWSEQLGGAQIFLKREDLNHTGAHKISNAIGQALLARRMGKKRVIAETGAGQHGVATATVAARYGMECFVYMGAEDIKRQSPNVFRMKLLGATVVPVESGSKTLKDALNEAMRDWVTNVDSTFYILGTAAGPHPYPMMVRDFLSVIGEESKEQMPEVAGRQPDVVVACVGGGSNAIGMFYPYINVDGVRLVGVEAGGHGIDSGMHAAPLSGGAGVGVLHGAKSYLMQDANGQVVETHSVSAGLDYPGVGPEHSYLKDIGRAEYVAIDDKEALAAFHDCCHLEGIIPALESSHALAWAAKVAPTMGKDKVILVNLSGRGDKDINTVAGLAGITL from the coding sequence GGTGGCGTCTATGTTGCCGAAACCTTGATGGCGGCACTGGACGAGCTCAAGAACGAATACGAGCGCGTCAAGGCCGATCCCACCTTCTGGGAAGAGTTTCGCCAGGAGCTGAAACACTACGTGGGTCGTCCCAGCCCCATCTACCACGCCAAGCGCTGGTCGGAACAACTGGGCGGTGCGCAGATCTTCCTCAAGCGCGAAGACCTCAACCACACCGGTGCGCACAAGATCAGCAATGCCATCGGTCAGGCCCTGCTGGCACGCCGCATGGGCAAAAAGCGCGTGATTGCCGAAACCGGTGCCGGCCAGCATGGCGTGGCCACCGCTACCGTGGCTGCACGTTATGGCATGGAATGCTTTGTCTACATGGGTGCCGAGGACATCAAGCGCCAGTCGCCCAATGTATTCCGCATGAAGCTGCTGGGTGCCACCGTGGTGCCGGTGGAGTCCGGTTCCAAAACCCTGAAGGACGCATTGAACGAAGCCATGCGCGACTGGGTGACCAATGTCGACAGCACCTTCTACATTCTGGGCACGGCAGCCGGCCCGCATCCTTACCCGATGATGGTGCGTGACTTCCTGTCGGTGATTGGCGAAGAGTCCAAGGAGCAAATGCCCGAAGTGGCTGGCCGCCAGCCGGATGTGGTGGTGGCCTGCGTGGGTGGCGGTTCTAACGCCATCGGCATGTTCTATCCCTACATCAATGTGGACGGCGTGCGCCTGGTGGGCGTGGAAGCCGGAGGTCACGGCATTGACAGCGGCATGCATGCCGCCCCCTTGTCCGGCGGTGCCGGCGTAGGCGTGCTGCACGGTGCCAAGAGCTATCTGATGCAGGATGCCAACGGTCAGGTTGTCGAGACCCATTCGGTATCGGCCGGTCTGGATTATCCCGGCGTTGGCCCTGAGCACAGCTATCTCAAGGACATTGGCCGCGCCGAATACGTTGCCATCGACGACAAGGAAGCCCTTGCTGCCTTCCATGACTGCTGTCACCTGGAAGGCATCATCCCGGCGCTGGAGTCCAGCCACGCGCTGGCCTGGGCTGCCAAGGTGGCACCCACCATGGGCAAGGACAAGGTGATTCTGGTCAACCTGTCCGGCCGTGGCGACAAGGACATCAATACCGTGGCCGGCCTGGCCGGTATCACGCTGTAA